From Acidihalobacter aeolianus, a single genomic window includes:
- a CDS encoding NAD(P)-dependent oxidoreductase, with amino-acid sequence MERTHPQTIAFIGLGQMGLGMAARLIEGDFSLTVYNRTTARAEPLVAQGAHVAAQAADAVEPGGIAISMLADDAAAEALFDDALLSRLGPGGVHLSMSTLSPATVTRLAARHTAHGVAYVACPVFGRPDAARAGKLWLCYAGPADVRPRLEPLLNVLGQGVRDFGEDPAAANVTKLAGNFLIASAIEAMSEAYALAEKHGVDAEQVHQLLSQTLFACPIYQNYGNAIVAQRFTPPGFTLRLGAKDMRLVQDAARTAEVPMPLASLLGDRFLRMLATGQGDIDWTGIAADQRASSGLT; translated from the coding sequence ATGGAACGCACGCACCCGCAAACGATCGCCTTCATCGGCCTGGGTCAGATGGGCCTGGGCATGGCTGCCCGCCTGATCGAGGGCGATTTCTCCCTCACCGTCTACAACCGGACCACGGCCCGGGCGGAACCGCTCGTCGCCCAGGGCGCGCACGTAGCCGCACAGGCCGCCGATGCGGTGGAACCCGGCGGCATCGCAATCAGCATGCTCGCCGACGACGCCGCTGCCGAGGCCTTGTTCGACGACGCCCTGCTGAGCCGTCTCGGTCCCGGCGGCGTGCACCTTTCGATGAGCACGCTCAGCCCCGCGACCGTCACCCGGCTGGCCGCACGCCACACGGCTCACGGTGTCGCCTACGTCGCCTGCCCGGTGTTCGGCCGACCCGACGCCGCGCGCGCCGGCAAGCTCTGGCTGTGCTATGCGGGTCCGGCCGACGTACGTCCGCGCCTGGAACCGCTGCTGAACGTGCTCGGCCAGGGCGTGCGCGACTTCGGCGAAGACCCCGCGGCCGCCAACGTGACCAAGCTGGCCGGCAATTTCCTCATCGCCTCCGCCATCGAGGCCATGAGCGAGGCCTACGCACTGGCCGAGAAGCATGGCGTGGATGCCGAACAGGTGCACCAGTTGCTCAGCCAGACGCTGTTCGCCTGCCCGATCTATCAGAACTACGGCAACGCCATCGTCGCCCAACGCTTCACTCCGCCGGGCTTCACCCTGCGCCTGGGCGCCAAGGATATGCGCCTCGTGCAGGATGCCGCGCGCACTGCGGAAGTGCCCATGCCCCTGGCCTCGCTGCTCGGCGACCGCTTCCTGCGCATGCTGGCCACCGGCCAGGGGGATATCGACTGGACCGGCATCGCCGCTGACCAGCGTGCTTCGTCCGGATTGACTTAG
- a CDS encoding efflux RND transporter periplasmic adaptor subunit: MPASRAKRWIPLLVLLLLAVAIALATQISPWARILPWVKPVNASAGLTLYGNIDLREIRLAFNDNGRIASLQAQDGQTVHKGDLLGILDDTRYRIAYVHAQALVQEAAAHLDDLLAGTRPEDIDRLRAEVSAAESQLRLRRATYERILRLERQKASPPQDLDSARAALQAAQAQLQALKASLRLAIAGPRQGTIAAARAALSAAKAGAALARRELEDTRLLAPADAIVRTRILEPGDMASPAQPVYALALMNPLWVRAYVDEINLGKLHPGQGAWVTTDSFPGTRFKAWVGYISSSAEFTPKSVETPQLRTSLVYQVRIYVCNPQNKLRLGMPATVHIQPSATPTHPRPSCQ; the protein is encoded by the coding sequence ATGCCCGCCAGCCGAGCCAAGCGATGGATACCGTTGCTGGTCTTGTTGCTGCTAGCAGTCGCCATTGCGCTCGCTACCCAGATCTCTCCCTGGGCCCGAATACTCCCCTGGGTCAAACCCGTTAACGCCTCGGCTGGACTCACCTTATATGGCAATATTGACCTGCGAGAGATTCGGCTCGCCTTCAATGATAACGGTCGGATAGCCAGTCTGCAGGCTCAGGATGGGCAAACTGTGCACAAAGGAGATTTGCTCGGCATTCTTGACGACACCCGCTACAGGATCGCCTATGTTCATGCACAAGCTCTGGTTCAAGAAGCCGCTGCACACCTCGACGACCTTCTTGCAGGTACCCGCCCGGAAGACATTGATCGCCTACGCGCGGAAGTCTCTGCTGCCGAATCGCAGTTGCGCCTAAGGCGCGCAACTTACGAACGTATCCTTCGCCTGGAACGCCAGAAAGCCAGCCCCCCCCAAGATTTGGATAGTGCACGCGCCGCCTTGCAGGCCGCCCAGGCGCAACTGCAGGCGCTCAAGGCATCGTTGCGGCTGGCCATCGCCGGCCCGCGCCAGGGTACTATTGCCGCGGCTCGCGCGGCGCTCAGTGCTGCAAAAGCCGGCGCGGCACTGGCAAGGCGCGAACTGGAAGATACTCGACTGCTCGCCCCTGCCGATGCGATCGTGCGCACACGCATTCTTGAGCCGGGCGACATGGCCTCACCTGCACAGCCGGTTTATGCCCTTGCCCTTATGAATCCCTTATGGGTGCGCGCCTACGTCGACGAGATCAATCTTGGAAAACTGCATCCAGGGCAAGGAGCCTGGGTCACAACGGATAGCTTCCCAGGTACCCGGTTCAAGGCCTGGGTGGGCTACATTTCATCTTCAGCGGAATTCACGCCTAAATCTGTAGAAACACCGCAGCTACGTACCTCGCTCGTATATCAGGTCCGCATTTACGTCTGCAACCCCCAAAACAAGCTACGTCTCGGCATGCCTGCAACAGTCCACATCCAACCCAGCGCGACGCCCACACACCCTCGGCCATCATGCCAGTAA
- a CDS encoding ATP-binding cassette domain-containing protein, giving the protein MPVTDVKAESEALVLSGVHKHFVSGGRTVEALRGVDLVLPRRKITGLIGPDGAGKTTLMRLIAGLLKPDDGQITVLGIDAVRDPLSVQARIGYMPQRFGLYEDLTVAENLALYADLQGVTRNERSSRNEELLAMTGLGPFMHRLAGHLSGGMKQKLGLACTLLRPPPLLLLDEPTVGVDPVSRRELWTIVYRLIETHGMSLLLSTAYLDEAERCAEVILLHEGKVLGQGSPKSFSRHLEGRVFRVRRQQGKRRHLQIALQRNENVVDAVIDRNGVRTILADGKTPPFLPDSDWRAIRPRFEDAFIERLNRTKTGNTARPIPKLDHRRAANVPVITVSGLTRRFGAFYAVRGIDFEVQRGEIFGLLGANGAGKSTTFRMLCGLLPPTDGQLSVAGVNLRRAASTARARIGYMAQRFSLYGDLSVQQNLLFFARSYGLRGQRQRARIDWALQDFRLEDFQHANGRELSLGYKQRLAMACALLHEPEILFLDEPTSGVDPLERRAFWARINALADSGVTIMVTTHFMDEAEYCDRLVIMAQGGILMSGTPQAIRQRAVTPQHPNPSMEDAFIALTQPDSSAVSHA; this is encoded by the coding sequence ATGCCAGTAACCGATGTTAAGGCTGAGAGCGAAGCTCTGGTCCTGAGCGGCGTACACAAGCATTTCGTTTCAGGTGGCCGGACAGTTGAAGCCCTGCGTGGAGTGGACCTGGTACTGCCACGAAGGAAAATCACTGGGCTCATTGGACCGGACGGAGCAGGCAAAACCACACTGATGCGGCTGATCGCTGGTCTGCTGAAACCAGATGACGGCCAGATCACCGTGCTCGGTATCGATGCCGTGCGTGACCCGCTCTCGGTTCAGGCGCGAATCGGCTATATGCCACAACGGTTCGGCTTGTACGAAGATCTGACGGTCGCTGAAAACCTGGCGTTATACGCCGATCTGCAGGGTGTCACCCGCAATGAGCGATCCTCTCGTAACGAGGAACTTTTGGCGATGACTGGTTTGGGTCCCTTCATGCATCGGCTGGCGGGACACCTGTCCGGCGGCATGAAACAAAAACTGGGCTTGGCCTGCACATTATTACGCCCACCGCCGTTGTTGCTGCTCGATGAACCCACCGTCGGGGTTGATCCTGTCTCACGGCGCGAACTCTGGACCATCGTCTACCGGCTGATTGAAACGCACGGCATGAGCCTTCTACTATCCACGGCCTACCTCGACGAAGCGGAGCGTTGTGCCGAAGTTATCCTGCTACACGAAGGGAAGGTGCTTGGACAGGGTTCGCCAAAGAGCTTCAGCAGGCACCTTGAAGGACGCGTGTTTCGCGTGCGCCGCCAGCAAGGTAAACGTCGCCATCTACAAATCGCGCTGCAACGCAACGAGAACGTGGTCGACGCAGTCATCGACCGCAACGGGGTGCGGACCATCCTTGCCGATGGAAAGACCCCACCATTCCTGCCAGACTCTGATTGGCGTGCAATCCGACCTCGTTTCGAAGACGCCTTCATCGAGAGATTAAACCGCACAAAAACTGGCAACACCGCTCGGCCCATTCCCAAGCTGGACCATAGACGCGCTGCCAATGTGCCCGTGATCACCGTTTCCGGTCTCACGCGCCGCTTCGGCGCCTTCTATGCTGTACGTGGCATCGACTTTGAGGTGCAACGCGGCGAGATCTTTGGCTTGCTGGGTGCAAACGGTGCAGGTAAATCGACCACGTTCAGAATGCTCTGCGGCTTGCTGCCGCCAACGGACGGGCAGCTGTCCGTCGCGGGCGTGAATCTGCGGCGTGCTGCCTCTACCGCTCGAGCCCGCATTGGCTATATGGCCCAGCGTTTTTCGCTTTACGGCGACCTGAGCGTACAGCAAAACCTCCTCTTTTTCGCCCGCAGTTACGGATTGCGTGGACAACGTCAACGAGCACGGATCGATTGGGCACTCCAGGATTTCAGACTGGAAGATTTCCAGCATGCAAACGGTCGCGAACTATCGCTGGGATACAAGCAACGACTCGCAATGGCCTGCGCACTGTTGCATGAGCCGGAAATCCTATTCCTGGACGAACCCACCTCCGGCGTCGACCCGCTGGAACGACGGGCCTTCTGGGCGCGCATCAATGCACTCGCTGACAGCGGTGTAACAATTATGGTCACCACACACTTTATGGACGAGGCAGAATATTGCGATCGCCTCGTTATCATGGCGCAAGGCGGCATTCTTATGTCTGGAACCCCACAGGCTATCCGCCAACGAGCAGTCACCCCGCAACATCCCAATCCCAGTATGGAAGACGCCTTTATCGCTCTGACGCAACCTGATTCTTCTGCGGTCTCCCATGCCTAA
- a CDS encoding ABC transporter permease, with translation MHLRGLIRKESLQILRDPSSIAIAFLMPVILLLLFGYGVSLDAKHVPIGYIVETPTPQTESLIGAFQHSQYFEPAAYNDMRSAEHALMSHRIDAILQLQNDFSSRLLADRPVPVQLIVNGVDANKARIVEGYVGSTVQDWLTRERTRRALPAGLPVEVAPRVWFNSELRSRDYLVPGLVAVIMTLIGALLTALVMAREWERGTLEALMVTPVALREILLGKLLPYFVLGMGGMMVSLVMALWLFDVPLRGSLLVLILSSALFLLAALGMGLLISVIARNQFVAALIAIITTFLPAFLLSGFIFDINSMPTWLQWITHIVAARYFVAILQTVFLAGDNWSTILPNAAALALMATFFIGVSRLRMSKRLE, from the coding sequence ATGCATTTGCGCGGTTTGATTCGCAAGGAAAGTCTGCAAATCCTGCGCGATCCATCCAGCATCGCCATTGCCTTTCTAATGCCTGTGATCCTGCTGCTACTGTTCGGCTACGGTGTATCGCTCGATGCCAAGCATGTGCCTATCGGCTACATCGTGGAAACACCCACTCCTCAGACGGAAAGCTTGATTGGTGCCTTTCAGCACTCACAGTACTTCGAACCCGCGGCGTATAACGATATGCGGTCGGCAGAGCACGCTTTGATGAGCCATCGAATCGATGCGATTCTGCAACTGCAGAACGATTTCTCCTCGCGTCTATTGGCTGACCGGCCGGTGCCGGTGCAATTGATCGTGAATGGCGTCGATGCCAATAAGGCTCGTATCGTGGAAGGTTACGTGGGCAGTACCGTACAGGACTGGCTGACGCGCGAACGCACACGTCGTGCGCTGCCGGCCGGGTTGCCAGTGGAAGTAGCCCCACGCGTCTGGTTCAATTCCGAATTGCGCAGCCGTGATTATCTGGTACCCGGGTTGGTGGCCGTGATCATGACCCTAATTGGCGCACTACTGACCGCCTTGGTCATGGCTCGAGAGTGGGAACGCGGCACGCTCGAGGCGTTGATGGTGACGCCAGTAGCCCTGCGCGAAATCCTGCTCGGCAAGCTGCTGCCCTACTTCGTGCTCGGCATGGGCGGCATGATGGTTTCCCTGGTCATGGCGCTGTGGCTCTTCGACGTTCCGCTACGAGGCAGCCTGCTGGTGCTCATTCTCAGTTCCGCACTGTTTCTGCTGGCCGCCCTGGGCATGGGTCTGCTGATCTCGGTGATCGCCCGTAACCAGTTCGTCGCTGCCCTAATCGCCATCATCACCACCTTCCTGCCGGCATTCCTACTGTCGGGTTTTATATTTGACATCAACAGCATGCCGACGTGGTTGCAATGGATCACCCATATTGTCGCGGCGCGTTACTTCGTAGCCATTTTGCAGACTGTATTCCTGGCCGGCGATAACTGGTCGACGATTCTGCCCAACGCAGCAGCTCTCGCGCTGATGGCAACCTTCTTCATTGGTGTCAGTCGCCTACGCATGAGCAAGCGACTGGAATGA
- a CDS encoding ABC transporter permease: MNMWHRIIALVIKEFLALLRDPRERLLIIVPPIVQLVVFSYAASFDLNHVKLAVYDRDGGQAAHALIARFTGSRHFQLVASVTDPASAERLIDAKRALLVLEIGPEFSSHLLSGRTATVQVLIDGRNSNTALIALNYARRIVQDFNRDWLHDNTDAKLPLRLETRAWFNPNLESRWFIVPGIVGLLMMVVVMMVTALSVAREREQGTFDQLLVTPMRPVEILIGKAIPGMLIGLLEATLIVIIAVAWFHVPLRGHLITLYTGIFLFLLSASGVGLMISSLATTLQQALLGAFLFLVPGVILSGFATPIANMPAAVQYITLIDPLRYFMVVLRGVFLEGASFAQLWSQFWPMTLIGIGCLAGAGWLFRHRTT, translated from the coding sequence ATGAACATGTGGCACCGCATTATCGCTTTGGTCATTAAGGAATTCCTCGCACTCTTGAGAGATCCGCGCGAGCGCCTATTGATCATCGTGCCCCCCATCGTGCAACTGGTCGTTTTTAGCTATGCCGCGAGCTTCGATCTTAATCACGTTAAATTGGCTGTTTACGATCGTGACGGCGGGCAGGCAGCACACGCTCTAATCGCCAGATTCACCGGTTCCAGGCATTTTCAGCTTGTGGCCAGCGTAACGGACCCCGCCAGCGCGGAGCGACTTATTGATGCGAAACGGGCTCTGCTGGTGCTCGAGATCGGCCCAGAATTCTCCTCACATCTGCTAAGCGGACGCACTGCCACCGTACAGGTTTTGATTGATGGTAGAAATTCGAATACCGCCTTGATCGCACTCAACTATGCCCGCAGGATCGTGCAGGACTTCAACCGTGACTGGTTACATGACAATACCGACGCCAAGTTGCCTTTGCGGCTAGAGACGCGTGCCTGGTTCAATCCCAACCTGGAAAGCCGATGGTTCATCGTGCCTGGTATCGTCGGCTTGCTGATGATGGTAGTGGTGATGATGGTCACTGCCTTGTCCGTCGCACGCGAACGCGAGCAAGGGACTTTCGACCAACTACTCGTGACTCCAATGCGTCCGGTGGAGATTCTGATCGGTAAAGCCATACCTGGTATGTTGATAGGCCTGTTAGAGGCCACCCTGATCGTCATCATCGCGGTGGCGTGGTTCCATGTACCGCTGCGCGGACATCTGATCACACTCTATACCGGTATCTTCCTGTTCCTGCTGTCTGCAAGCGGTGTTGGGCTGATGATTTCATCGCTCGCCACCACCCTGCAGCAGGCTCTGCTCGGTGCCTTCCTGTTCCTGGTGCCGGGCGTGATCCTCTCCGGCTTCGCCACACCGATCGCCAACATGCCCGCTGCGGTGCAGTACATCACCCTGATCGATCCGTTACGTTATTTCATGGTTGTGCTGCGGGGGGTATTTCTGGAGGGGGCGAGTTTCGCCCAGCTGTGGAGTCAGTTCTGGCCGATGACGCTGATCGGCATCGGATGTCTAGCCGGCGCCGGATGGCTGTTCCGCCACCGCACGACCTGA
- a CDS encoding sensor domain-containing diguanylate cyclase — MDQDIAPELKGLLEQVNKLPTLPAVALRVIELGEDPYAGVGEITDVVANDPALSAKLLKSANSPLYAMRRQVDNLRQAISVLGFNAALTLALSFSLAPKHDAGPLDKQAYWRRSLLAAVGARMLAEQLGFQDAAKCFMGALLQDIGMLVLEKAYPEDYTEILAEASDHAALVLAERGRFGFDHAAVGAALLENWRLPECACKAVATSHGISTENVEQVSETLRCVYLSGLLADRWIHPECSDVLSARFAEQTSLLFGVDAETCDAILQRMEESLPHYAELFEVDLVIDSDRAVGLIDEAREVLMLRNLRALQEMSEYKQRNVMLESRNRQLEERSYIDPLTGLLNRARLGQMLEQEFHSAIAGGWPLSLGFIDLDHFKRINDTYGHQVGDRVLIDVSRLLQEKVRQADIAARYGGEEFVLVFPGTSQDKAYELLERLRKAIASDVLRMDDVEISITASIGLATFPGSLEHVECNSPEELIRAADRALYAAKREGRNRTVIYHRSSS, encoded by the coding sequence ATGGATCAGGACATTGCGCCCGAATTGAAAGGGCTGTTAGAGCAGGTGAACAAGCTGCCGACCTTGCCGGCTGTGGCCTTGCGCGTGATCGAACTAGGAGAGGACCCCTATGCTGGTGTCGGCGAGATTACCGACGTCGTGGCGAACGATCCCGCACTCAGCGCCAAGCTGCTCAAGTCCGCGAATTCACCTCTCTATGCCATGCGCCGTCAGGTCGATAACCTCCGGCAGGCGATCAGTGTTCTTGGTTTCAATGCCGCCTTGACCCTGGCGCTATCCTTCTCGTTGGCGCCAAAGCACGATGCCGGTCCCTTGGACAAACAAGCATACTGGCGACGTTCGCTGCTCGCTGCCGTGGGTGCACGCATGCTTGCCGAGCAACTCGGTTTCCAAGATGCGGCCAAATGTTTCATGGGTGCGCTGTTGCAGGACATCGGCATGCTGGTGTTGGAAAAGGCTTACCCCGAAGATTACACCGAGATTCTGGCTGAAGCCTCGGACCATGCGGCGCTGGTACTGGCGGAACGCGGTCGTTTCGGTTTCGATCATGCAGCAGTTGGTGCTGCCTTGCTTGAGAACTGGCGACTGCCAGAATGCGCGTGCAAAGCGGTTGCTACAAGCCACGGCATATCCACTGAAAACGTCGAGCAGGTGTCCGAGACATTACGTTGTGTCTATCTCTCTGGCCTATTAGCCGACCGCTGGATTCATCCGGAGTGCAGCGATGTGCTGAGTGCGCGTTTCGCTGAACAGACGAGTTTGCTGTTCGGTGTTGATGCCGAGACATGCGATGCGATCCTGCAGCGTATGGAAGAATCGCTGCCGCATTACGCTGAGTTGTTTGAGGTTGATCTGGTGATCGATTCCGATCGTGCTGTGGGTTTGATCGACGAGGCCCGCGAGGTGCTCATGCTGCGCAACCTGCGAGCGCTGCAGGAAATGTCGGAATACAAGCAACGCAACGTGATGCTCGAATCGCGTAACCGGCAACTCGAGGAGCGCTCATACATCGACCCGCTCACCGGTCTGCTCAACCGCGCGCGGCTGGGGCAGATGCTGGAACAGGAGTTCCATTCTGCAATTGCGGGTGGATGGCCGCTCTCACTGGGTTTCATCGATCTCGATCACTTCAAGCGGATCAACGACACCTATGGGCATCAGGTCGGTGACCGCGTGTTGATTGATGTCTCGCGGTTGCTCCAAGAGAAGGTCCGTCAGGCCGATATCGCAGCGCGCTACGGCGGCGAGGAGTTTGTGCTGGTGTTCCCTGGTACGAGCCAGGACAAGGCCTATGAATTGCTGGAAAGGCTGCGCAAAGCAATCGCTTCCGATGTACTACGGATGGACGACGTCGAAATCAGCATCACGGCGTCGATCGGTCTTGCCACATTCCCGGGTAGTCTCGAACACGTGGAGTGCAATTCCCCGGAAGAGTTGATTCGCGCCGCGGATCGTGCGCTGTACGCGGCCAAGCGCGAGGGACGCAATCGCACTGTGATCTATCATCGTTCGTCTAGTTGA
- a CDS encoding DsrE family protein: protein MKRLFHAGLLGLVMLAAGVVAQADNLPSIPGIEAVPVTPDLNYGGFFKHHQPVKIVFGVADPGNQLKETLINTIATVRYLRGKHYRYEIQIVLYGRAVLTADQWKQKYSSYSAQFQALQDLGVQFRVCHNSMYSLHVKADDIYPYMKIVPAGILQLTKKQMQGFAYISNR, encoded by the coding sequence ATGAAGCGGTTATTCCACGCGGGCTTGTTGGGGCTTGTGATGCTGGCAGCTGGTGTTGTTGCACAGGCTGATAATTTGCCCTCCATTCCTGGAATTGAGGCTGTGCCAGTAACACCTGATCTTAATTATGGCGGCTTCTTCAAGCATCATCAGCCGGTCAAGATCGTCTTTGGGGTCGCCGATCCCGGTAATCAGCTCAAGGAAACGCTGATCAATACGATTGCCACAGTGCGTTATCTTAGGGGCAAGCACTACCGGTACGAAATTCAGATCGTATTGTATGGCCGTGCGGTGCTCACCGCCGATCAATGGAAACAGAAATACAGCAGCTACAGCGCACAGTTCCAGGCCTTGCAGGACCTGGGCGTCCAATTCAGGGTCTGCCACAATTCCATGTACAGCCTGCACGTCAAGGCAGACGATATTTATCCCTATATGAAGATCGTTCCAGCTGGTATTCTCCAACTGACCAAGAAGCAGATGCAGGGTTTTGCCTACATCAGCAATCGCTGA
- a CDS encoding malate dehydrogenase: MNIAVIGATGLTGHQVVVQLILKGLVGPMDRLQLIGRPSAEARLRGLVADVRDAFFEAAPELDITLSADEIAAEVIVFAAGVTIPTDHRRPLTRDALAEANRPLFEQYAEAIARNGHGHELVIMVSNPVELGVAVFARHLGRERVFGMGAYQDTLRFRREIAGELGLARQRVEAYMLGEHGSGLVPAWSALRLHGFDQEETAQLRRRLRKGLCSADYPHALEAETGAVRELIVNDDLAGAFNRVATMSADLRVGLAPFATHYSGAKTAVATANATVDMLRVVLSGHQTVMAAQVALQGEWLGLDTVLGVPVQVGHQGWRQVSPLALDEDELSRLRQVGEEVSVKLREWERAA; the protein is encoded by the coding sequence ATGAACATTGCCGTCATTGGTGCCACGGGACTGACTGGCCATCAGGTGGTGGTGCAGCTCATCCTCAAAGGCCTGGTCGGACCGATGGACCGCCTGCAGTTGATCGGCCGACCCTCCGCTGAAGCACGCTTAAGAGGCCTGGTCGCAGACGTACGCGATGCCTTTTTCGAAGCAGCCCCGGAACTGGATATCACGCTGTCGGCAGATGAGATCGCAGCTGAAGTCATCGTTTTCGCTGCTGGCGTCACCATCCCCACAGATCATCGCAGGCCACTGACGCGAGATGCCTTGGCAGAGGCCAACCGTCCGTTGTTTGAACAATACGCAGAAGCCATCGCCAGAAATGGTCATGGTCACGAGCTGGTCATCATGGTCAGCAATCCGGTAGAACTGGGTGTCGCGGTCTTTGCACGCCACCTCGGTAGGGAGCGCGTCTTCGGCATGGGGGCCTATCAGGACACGCTGCGTTTTCGCCGCGAAATCGCGGGCGAGCTGGGACTCGCACGCCAGCGTGTGGAGGCCTACATGCTCGGAGAGCACGGCAGCGGCCTGGTTCCCGCCTGGTCCGCACTGCGCCTGCACGGATTCGATCAGGAGGAAACTGCCCAGCTACGTCGCCGTTTGCGCAAAGGACTGTGCTCTGCGGACTATCCCCATGCCCTAGAGGCGGAAACAGGGGCGGTACGCGAACTCATCGTGAACGATGATCTCGCAGGTGCGTTCAATCGTGTTGCAACGATGAGCGCCGACCTGCGCGTGGGCCTTGCACCTTTCGCGACCCACTACTCCGGCGCGAAAACTGCCGTCGCAACGGCGAATGCCACTGTTGACATGTTGCGCGTGGTGCTTTCCGGTCATCAGACCGTCATGGCCGCGCAAGTCGCGCTGCAAGGCGAATGGCTGGGTCTGGACACGGTTCTTGGCGTCCCGGTTCAGGTCGGACATCAAGGCTGGCGACAGGTGAGTCCACTAGCGCTCGATGAAGACGAGCTATCGCGTCTACGCCAAGTCGGTGAAGAGGTGTCCGTCAAACTTCGGGAATGGGAGCGAGCCGCATGA
- a CDS encoding ACT domain-containing protein — protein sequence MSNTLRWVLRTRVEDRSGVLARISAVCAYWAVSLNLVQNSETERPGEVAILLGFSATERKAQLLLRHVARLDSVRQISLLRHDEPTLRAVATVQLAGGARPRCPGNVDIHPLDGKSGYLLIGPLHGVEECLSELRRSGLLHNAGRALVAL from the coding sequence ATGAGCAATACCCTGCGTTGGGTCTTGCGCACCCGGGTGGAAGACCGCAGCGGCGTACTGGCCCGCATCAGTGCCGTTTGCGCCTATTGGGCGGTATCCCTGAATCTGGTGCAGAACAGCGAAACCGAACGCCCCGGCGAAGTGGCCATACTGCTGGGATTCAGCGCCACGGAACGCAAGGCGCAGTTGCTGCTGCGGCATGTGGCGCGCCTGGATTCGGTACGCCAGATATCGCTGCTGCGCCACGACGAGCCCACGCTGCGCGCCGTCGCCACGGTGCAGCTGGCCGGCGGGGCGCGCCCGCGCTGTCCGGGCAATGTCGACATACACCCGCTCGACGGCAAGAGCGGCTATCTGCTGATCGGCCCCTTGCACGGCGTCGAGGAATGTCTGAGCGAGCTACGTCGCAGCGGCCTGCTGCACAACGCGGGACGCGCGCTGGTAGCGCTCTAA
- the tsaB gene encoding tRNA (adenosine(37)-N6)-threonylcarbamoyltransferase complex dimerization subunit type 1 TsaB — translation MRIPRQSAAGADGPRDRRGARFLRRRERTRCGGRTVRLLAVDTSTAACSVALALDEEILERHHVAPREHTRLVLPMVAELLAEGGIALGDLDALVLGRGPGGFTGLRIAAGVVQGLAFSADLPVVRISTLAMLAQPWIEASHEAVIAALDARMGELYWGAFRRDGQGLATAAGDEAVLPPAEAQTPDAGDWVGAGPGFSAYADVLAGLGNVNVLDCESLPRARYALPLAARDYAAGLAVPAEEAQPVYLRNRVAQTSAERGETR, via the coding sequence GTGCGTATTCCTCGACAGTCTGCCGCCGGCGCCGACGGTCCGCGAGATCGGCGCGGTGCGCGATTTCTTCGTCGCCGGGAACGTACACGGTGCGGGGGACGCACCGTGAGGCTGCTGGCCGTGGATACGTCGACCGCCGCCTGTTCGGTGGCGCTTGCGCTCGATGAAGAAATACTGGAACGGCATCACGTTGCCCCGCGCGAGCATACCCGGCTGGTTTTGCCAATGGTCGCCGAACTGCTCGCCGAAGGGGGCATTGCCCTGGGCGATCTGGACGCGCTGGTGCTCGGGCGCGGCCCCGGGGGATTCACCGGCCTGCGCATCGCGGCGGGCGTGGTCCAGGGGCTCGCCTTTTCGGCCGATCTGCCGGTGGTGCGGATTTCGACCCTCGCCATGCTCGCCCAGCCGTGGATCGAGGCCAGCCACGAGGCGGTGATCGCGGCGCTCGACGCGCGCATGGGCGAGCTGTACTGGGGGGCGTTCCGCCGCGATGGCCAGGGGCTGGCCACGGCCGCAGGCGACGAAGCGGTACTGCCGCCCGCCGAGGCGCAGACGCCGGACGCAGGCGATTGGGTCGGGGCTGGGCCGGGATTCTCAGCCTATGCCGATGTGCTCGCGGGGTTGGGCAACGTGAACGTGCTTGACTGCGAGTCGCTGCCGCGCGCGCGCTACGCGCTGCCGCTCGCCGCCCGCGATTACGCGGCGGGACTGGCGGTACCGGCCGAAGAGGCGCAGCCCGTGTACCTGCGCAATCGCGTCGCGCAGACGTCGGCCGAGCGCGGCGAGACCCGTTAG